A single Kribbella aluminosa DNA region contains:
- a CDS encoding HAD-IA family hydrolase, producing MEIRDIRAVLFDMDGTLVDSDAVVDRSWRRWAVECGLDPAAVLAVAHGNPAAATIAQFLPDASPAELAAAGVRVLDLEVNDVEGVEAKPGALQLIGTLDRLGVPWAVYTSAPAQLAKLRLTVSAIAPSVLVTVDDVSRGKPDPEGYLRAAELLGVPVTECLVVEDTVVGLTAGRASGALTAGLKGVPADIELPDLHRLDALFQGLE from the coding sequence ATGGAGATCCGGGACATCCGCGCCGTGCTGTTCGACATGGACGGCACATTGGTGGATTCGGACGCGGTCGTGGACCGGAGCTGGCGCCGCTGGGCGGTCGAGTGCGGGCTGGACCCGGCCGCGGTGCTCGCGGTCGCGCACGGGAACCCGGCGGCCGCGACGATCGCGCAGTTCCTGCCGGACGCGTCGCCCGCCGAGCTGGCCGCGGCCGGGGTGCGGGTGCTCGACCTGGAGGTCAACGACGTCGAGGGCGTCGAGGCGAAGCCGGGGGCGCTGCAGCTGATCGGCACGCTCGACCGGCTGGGGGTGCCGTGGGCGGTCTACACCAGTGCTCCGGCGCAGCTGGCGAAGCTACGGCTGACCGTGTCCGCGATCGCGCCGTCGGTGCTGGTCACGGTCGACGACGTCAGCCGCGGTAAGCCGGATCCGGAGGGGTACCTGCGGGCGGCGGAGCTGCTCGGCGTACCGGTGACGGAGTGCCTGGTGGTCGAGGACACCGTGGTCGGGCTGACGGCCGGGCGGGCGTCCGGGGCGTTGACGGCCGGGCTGAAGGGGGTGCCGGCGGACATCGAGCTCCCGGACCTGCATCGGCTCGACGCGCTGTTCCAAGGTCTGGAATGA
- a CDS encoding MFS transporter: MTAQAPVEAGSRSDEIRIGIALSAMGFVLAGLGACVAILARDLREPTSRLALLSSGFAVGLMLVAVVGPRMLRRWAMPTVLALGSVVCAVGAVLIGVAPSYVVAITGGLLVGLGGALLVLVAPLMLNGPAAASRLSRVNAVASGTGIFAPLAIGTLDTLGPTGRLAMLAAAPPLLFLAFLTPRSRQTHQSEEPPIPVLIDSAPAVGLGRKWRRVGRRVVVDVGAGWLRVVLAVSVEFCFVVWAVARLVASGLPTATAALLGSAFPIGMAVGRAVGPIRINGWSPVVPSSVLAAVGTLLVSLFDGPAVVAGGLVVAGLGVAPLYPVTLAALVATPGISSARLAAVGALASGTAILVAPALLAVLARVLDLRTAYLITLPLLAVLLLLSRRSGRTAFV; the protein is encoded by the coding sequence ATGACCGCGCAGGCCCCGGTGGAAGCCGGGAGCCGCAGCGACGAGATCCGGATCGGGATCGCGCTGTCGGCGATGGGTTTCGTGCTGGCGGGGCTCGGGGCGTGCGTGGCGATCCTCGCCCGTGACCTGCGGGAGCCGACCAGCCGGCTGGCGCTGCTGTCGTCCGGGTTCGCTGTCGGGCTGATGCTGGTCGCCGTGGTCGGACCGCGGATGCTCCGGCGGTGGGCGATGCCTACGGTGCTCGCACTGGGGTCGGTCGTGTGCGCGGTGGGCGCGGTGCTGATCGGGGTCGCTCCGTCGTACGTCGTGGCAATCACAGGCGGCCTGCTGGTCGGTCTAGGCGGCGCCTTGCTGGTGCTGGTCGCTCCGCTGATGCTGAACGGTCCCGCTGCCGCTTCCCGCCTCAGTCGGGTGAACGCAGTAGCCAGCGGCACAGGCATCTTCGCGCCACTGGCCATCGGCACCCTCGACACCCTTGGCCCCACAGGCCGCCTCGCCATGCTCGCAGCAGCTCCACCGCTGCTGTTTCTCGCGTTCCTGACTCCTCGTTCCAGGCAAACACATCAGTCTGAGGAGCCTCCTATTCCTGTGCTGATCGACTCGGCTCCGGCGGTTGGGTTGGGGCGGAAGTGGCGGCGGGTGGGGCGGCGGGTTGTGGTGGATGTGGGGGCGGGGTGGTTGCGGGTGGTGCTGGCGGTGTCGGTGGAGTTCTGTTTTGTGGTGTGGGCGGTGGCTCGGCTGGTGGCCAGCGGGCTGCCTACTGCGACGGCGGCCTTGCTCGGTAGTGCGTTTCCGATCGGGATGGCCGTCGGGCGGGCGGTCGGGCCGATCAGGATCAACGGGTGGTCGCCGGTGGTGCCGTCCAGCGTGCTTGCTGCCGTGGGGACGTTGCTGGTGAGCCTGTTCGACGGACCAGCAGTAGTGGCCGGCGGGCTGGTCGTGGCGGGGCTCGGTGTCGCGCCGCTCTACCCGGTCACGCTCGCCGCCCTCGTCGCGACGCCGGGTATCAGCTCTGCCCGTCTCGCCGCGGTCGGCGCGCTCGCGTCCGGTACGGCGATCCTCGTCGCCCCGGCGCTGCTCGCCGTACTGGCGCGTGTCCTCGACCTGCGGACGGCGTACCTGATCACGCTCCCGCTGCTCGCCGTACTTCTCCTGCTCAGCCGTCGATCCGGCCGCACCGCGTTCGTGTAG
- a CDS encoding SMP-30/gluconolactonase/LRE family protein, which produces MKLLIDGLAMPESARWHDGRLWFCNWIEQQVVSIDADGKTEYLDVPVKNLMGWSIEWTPDGRLLTTGDKLRRYEPDGSVTVLADQHANELVVDARGNIYLDGADFDFSGGEAPKPGWIRLVTPDGAIREVAGQIEFPNGMVLTPDGRTLVVAESFAGRLTAFDVQPNGDLTNRRVYAGNLGPDGICLDAEGAIWSQTGSEGVVRVADGGEILQRIDLPEDRAPFALTLVDFDGPTLCLLTSEWHLNDSIANNLARLRSGAHTGQIHTIPVAVPPAAG; this is translated from the coding sequence ATGAAGCTCCTGATCGACGGCCTGGCGATGCCCGAGTCCGCCCGCTGGCACGACGGCCGGTTGTGGTTCTGCAACTGGATCGAGCAGCAGGTGGTGTCCATCGACGCCGACGGCAAGACCGAGTACCTCGACGTACCGGTCAAGAACCTGATGGGCTGGTCGATCGAGTGGACCCCCGACGGCCGCCTGCTGACCACCGGCGACAAGCTCCGCCGGTACGAGCCCGACGGCTCCGTCACCGTGCTCGCGGACCAGCACGCGAACGAGCTCGTGGTCGATGCCCGCGGCAACATCTACCTGGACGGTGCGGACTTCGACTTCTCCGGGGGCGAGGCACCGAAACCCGGCTGGATCAGGCTCGTCACCCCGGACGGCGCGATCCGGGAGGTGGCCGGCCAGATCGAGTTCCCGAACGGCATGGTGCTCACCCCGGACGGCCGGACGCTGGTGGTCGCCGAGTCGTTCGCCGGCCGGTTGACGGCGTTCGACGTACAGCCGAACGGCGACCTCACGAACCGCCGGGTGTACGCCGGCAACCTCGGCCCGGACGGGATCTGCCTGGACGCCGAGGGCGCGATCTGGTCGCAGACCGGCAGCGAGGGCGTGGTCCGGGTCGCCGACGGCGGCGAGATCCTGCAACGCATCGACCTGCCGGAGGACCGCGCCCCGTTCGCGCTCACGCTGGTCGACTTCGACGGGCCGACGCTGTGCCTCCTGACGTCCGAGTGGCACCTGAACGACTCGATCGCGAACAACCTCGCCCGCCTCCGCAGCGGCGCCCACACCGGCCAGATCCACACAATCCCAGTCGCCGTACCGCCCGCCGCTGGCTAA
- a CDS encoding GNAT family N-acetyltransferase, translated as MNIRTYADADLQPLIDLTIDTFGPFFEDSFRPLVGDLIYTRQHGDWQDAYRKQLPGLHDPAEHKHVAVAEQDGEIIGYVAWHVEPSRSKGTVVLLGVAEEHRRSTSATALCEHAFTAMRAAGAQYVEIGTGGDPFHAPARAFYESLGCVKLPVAVYFREL; from the coding sequence ATGAACATCCGCACGTACGCCGACGCCGACCTGCAACCGCTGATCGACCTCACGATCGACACGTTCGGTCCGTTCTTCGAGGACTCGTTCCGCCCGCTGGTCGGCGACCTGATCTACACCCGTCAGCACGGCGATTGGCAGGACGCCTACCGCAAGCAGTTGCCCGGCCTGCACGACCCGGCCGAGCACAAGCACGTCGCCGTCGCCGAGCAGGACGGCGAGATCATCGGGTACGTCGCCTGGCACGTCGAACCGAGCCGCTCCAAGGGCACGGTCGTCCTCCTGGGCGTCGCCGAGGAACACCGCCGCTCGACCAGCGCCACCGCCCTCTGCGAGCACGCGTTCACGGCGATGCGCGCCGCGGGAGCGCAGTACGTCGAGATCGGCACCGGCGGCGACCCGTTCCACGCGCCGGCCCGGGCGTTCTACGAGAGCCTCGGCTGCGTGAAACTCCCGGTCGCCGTGTACTTCCGCGAGCTATAG
- a CDS encoding HAD family hydrolase, whose amino-acid sequence MTSRAVLFDADGVLQRPTFDWWSRLGALVPADGDAFVSDLMAAERPALVGKADFRDTLADVLRRWNSTASVEEAIEPWSWFAAEPEVVELIQALRAAGVDCHLATNQQAYRRAIMQDERGYGAWFDRTFYSCDLGLAKPDPAYFREILSTIDVPSSEVLFIDDNAANVAGAQSVGLRAELYDLSAGVPALVELLRRHDLPV is encoded by the coding sequence ATGACCTCACGCGCCGTCCTGTTCGATGCCGACGGAGTGCTCCAGCGGCCCACCTTCGACTGGTGGAGCCGCCTGGGCGCACTGGTACCCGCCGACGGCGACGCCTTCGTCAGCGACCTGATGGCGGCCGAGCGGCCGGCGCTGGTCGGGAAGGCCGACTTCCGGGACACGCTCGCCGACGTACTCCGGCGCTGGAACTCGACCGCGTCCGTCGAGGAGGCGATCGAGCCGTGGAGCTGGTTCGCCGCCGAGCCCGAGGTGGTCGAGCTGATCCAGGCGCTCCGGGCGGCCGGCGTCGACTGCCACCTGGCCACCAACCAGCAGGCCTACCGGCGGGCGATCATGCAGGACGAACGCGGGTACGGCGCCTGGTTCGACCGGACGTTCTACTCCTGCGACCTCGGCCTCGCGAAGCCGGACCCGGCGTACTTCCGGGAGATCCTGAGCACGATCGACGTACCCTCGTCCGAGGTGCTGTTCATCGACGACAACGCCGCCAACGTGGCGGGCGCGCAGAGCGTCGGCCTGCGGGCGGAGCTGTACGACCTGTCGGCCGGCGTACCAGCCCTCGTCGAACTGCTCCGCCGGCACGACCTTCCCGTCTGA
- a CDS encoding ABC transporter substrate-binding protein produces MTLSRRKFLAAGTAAAAAGLTGCGSVGSLGGKNELSMWTWVGSVNDGLIGQAEKAIPGYDGMKLAMTRIGSNYKTKVLTALAGKSLVPDIVAINDDVATYFPNADQFHDLYELGAKDLEQDFLPWKWKWGVTPQGKMMAYPMDTGPTALFYRTDIFTKAGIDIDPAAVAGLAPDWDTFIALGKKLKQAVPGSSITDNITSIYGYRMAQLPKKYMTKEGQYIGDQDHVRQSFDLAVRVVKEGLSANAQNSTDKNAVVTNGKLVAYNGAVWWAQLGPKNAAPKTKGLWRVTAAPGGAGNKGGSFLAITKYCKNPQAAFALISWLESAKNQAQAFLDPVLFPSTPASYTDSRLSAPDPFFGGQKIVDVFADSAKKYPGAYFSPYDSIIDTPIGAELVNIEASGKNPDQAWADAQHQVQRELSRVGAI; encoded by the coding sequence ATGACCCTGAGTAGAAGGAAATTCCTGGCGGCCGGCACCGCCGCGGCCGCCGCCGGTCTCACCGGCTGCGGCTCCGTCGGCTCACTGGGTGGAAAGAACGAGCTCAGCATGTGGACCTGGGTCGGGTCCGTGAACGACGGCCTGATCGGCCAGGCCGAGAAGGCGATCCCCGGGTACGACGGCATGAAGCTGGCGATGACCCGGATCGGCTCCAACTACAAGACCAAGGTGCTGACCGCACTGGCCGGGAAGTCCCTGGTACCGGACATCGTCGCGATCAACGACGACGTCGCGACCTACTTCCCGAACGCGGACCAGTTCCACGACCTGTACGAGCTCGGCGCCAAGGATCTCGAGCAGGACTTCCTGCCCTGGAAGTGGAAGTGGGGGGTCACTCCACAGGGCAAGATGATGGCGTATCCGATGGACACCGGCCCGACCGCGCTGTTCTACCGCACCGACATCTTCACCAAGGCCGGCATCGACATCGACCCGGCCGCGGTCGCGGGACTCGCACCGGACTGGGACACCTTTATCGCGCTCGGAAAGAAGCTCAAGCAGGCCGTACCGGGCTCGTCGATCACCGACAACATCACCAGCATCTACGGCTACCGGATGGCCCAACTGCCCAAGAAGTACATGACGAAGGAAGGGCAGTACATCGGCGATCAGGACCACGTACGGCAGTCGTTCGACCTGGCCGTACGGGTCGTGAAGGAAGGGCTGTCGGCTAACGCCCAGAACTCGACCGACAAGAACGCGGTCGTCACCAACGGCAAGCTCGTCGCCTACAACGGTGCGGTCTGGTGGGCGCAGCTCGGGCCGAAGAACGCGGCCCCGAAGACCAAGGGACTCTGGCGGGTGACGGCGGCTCCTGGTGGCGCCGGCAACAAGGGCGGGTCGTTCCTGGCGATCACGAAGTACTGCAAGAACCCACAGGCGGCCTTCGCGCTGATCAGCTGGCTGGAGTCGGCCAAGAACCAGGCCCAGGCGTTCCTGGACCCGGTGCTGTTCCCGTCCACGCCGGCCAGTTACACGGACTCGCGGCTGTCGGCGCCGGACCCGTTCTTCGGCGGTCAGAAGATCGTCGACGTGTTCGCGGACTCCGCGAAGAAGTACCCGGGCGCGTACTTCTCGCCGTACGACAGCATCATCGACACCCCGATCGGTGCCGAACTGGTGAACATCGAGGCGTCCGGCAAGAACCCCGACCAGGCCTGGGCGGACGCCCAGCACCAGGTCCAGCGCGAGCTCAGCCGAGTGGGGGCGATCTGA